The following are from one region of the Simiduia agarivorans SA1 = DSM 21679 genome:
- a CDS encoding pyrimidine/purine nucleoside phosphorylase: protein MFKTNQYFDGKVASIAFQTTDLPATVGVMDIGEFTFGTSQKEYMTVVSGALTVQLPGREDWQTFNAGETFIVEANQQFHLKVAVQTAYLCKYE from the coding sequence ATGTTCAAAACTAACCAGTATTTCGACGGCAAAGTCGCTTCCATTGCGTTTCAGACTACCGATCTGCCCGCCACCGTAGGCGTGATGGATATCGGCGAGTTCACCTTTGGCACCAGCCAGAAGGAATACATGACCGTTGTCAGCGGCGCCCTTACCGTGCAACTGCCCGGTCGCGAGGACTGGCAAACATTTAATGCCGGTGAAACCTTCATCGTGGAAGCCAACCAGCAATTTCACCTCAAAGTGGCTGTGCAAACCGCCTATTTGTGCAAATACGAATAA
- a CDS encoding DNA-J related domain-containing protein produces the protein MTAVSTRPPQTNPLLGPIGARLDMLTASMPLAGELKEGDLLGWLRAEGWVEDRLADSALYKVHFLMRNALYRLMPEYPGFSWHLDVLGVRWQALDTGTGQEGRSLAHAPGSAALAEYYLNWANLDLSADDVERLLDSFWRRYAGFTAEDQIAPALAALGLSALPEDLGALKHHYRRRVALAHPDKGGAQADTAEMQRLNDAYARLKLVLKAKEP, from the coding sequence ATGACTGCTGTCTCGACTCGCCCGCCCCAAACCAACCCCCTGCTGGGCCCCATTGGCGCCCGCCTGGACATGCTCACGGCGTCGATGCCGTTGGCCGGAGAATTGAAAGAAGGGGACCTGCTCGGTTGGTTGCGCGCAGAGGGATGGGTTGAGGACCGGCTGGCTGACAGCGCCTTGTACAAGGTGCACTTTCTGATGCGCAACGCCCTTTACCGGCTCATGCCGGAATACCCAGGCTTTTCCTGGCATCTGGATGTATTGGGTGTGCGCTGGCAGGCGCTCGACACCGGCACCGGACAGGAGGGGCGGTCACTGGCGCACGCGCCGGGCAGTGCTGCCTTGGCTGAATACTACTTGAACTGGGCCAATCTGGATCTGAGTGCGGACGACGTCGAGCGGTTGCTGGACAGCTTTTGGCGTCGGTACGCCGGGTTTACTGCCGAAGACCAGATCGCGCCGGCATTGGCTGCCTTAGGCTTGTCTGCACTGCCGGAAGACCTCGGTGCGCTCAAACACCATTACCGGCGTCGGGTGGCGTTGGCGCATCCGGATAAAGGTGGCGCGCAGGCCGACACGGCTGAAATGCAGCGCCTGAATGATGCCTACGCCAGGCTCAAACTCGTTCTGAAAGCAAAAGAACCCTGA